The following coding sequences lie in one Carassius carassius chromosome 1, fCarCar2.1, whole genome shotgun sequence genomic window:
- the LOC132143827 gene encoding gap junction gamma-1 protein-like, with amino-acid sequence MSWSFLTRLLEEIQHHSTSVGKLWLTALVVFRIVLTVVGGESIYYDEQSKFVCNSGQPGCENVCYDAFAPLSHVRFWVFQIILSAMPSLLYMGYAANKISHNEELRGGAGAGAPAVRNSVGGGYTQRRPRKMYFGARQHRPGHEDGEEEREDDPMIYEVPEIDNTRRELVPPRPKPKVRHDGRRRIRDDGLMRVYVLQLLTRSALEAGFLAGQYLLYGFRVEPIYVCSDKPCPHHVDCFISRPTEKTIFLRIMYSVSCICLLLNLWEMIHLGVGTIRDALRKRTESATDDEYQLSLLAAGGVSVGVGGPSLSEGEPGGGVGGGVREADYVGYPFSWNTPSAPPGYNIVVKPETMPYTDLNNAKMACKQNRANIAQEEQQQYGSNEDNFPSAGEARPPPINKDVIQLEAAIQAYTLQHNASNNHDEMNDTNDIDEKPQSNIATAPQKERKQRSKHGKSGSAGSTSSSKSGEGKPSVWI; translated from the coding sequence ATGAGCTGGAGCTTCCTGACACGTCTGCTGGAGGAGATCCAGCACCACTCCACGTCGGTGGGGAAACTCTGGCTCACTGCGCTAGTTGTCTTCCGCATCGTGCTGACTGTGGTGGGCGGCGAGTCCATATACTACGATGAGCAGAGCAAGTTTGTCTGCAACTCGGGCCAGCCGGGATGTGAGAATGTCTGCTACGATGCCTTTGCGCCGCTCTCGCACGTGCGATTCTGGGTCTTTCAGATCATCCTGTCCGCCATGCCCTCTCTGCTCTATATGGGCTACGCAGCCAATAAGATCTCCCACAACGAGGAATTGAGGGGCGGTGCGGGGGCCGGGGCTCCAGCCGTAAGAAACTCAGTAGGGGGCGGATACACTCAGCGCAGACCGAGAAAGATGTACTTTGGTGCGCGGCAGCATCGGCCAGGACATGAGGATGGGGAAGAGGAACGCGAGGATGACCCCATGATCTATGAAGTGCCTGAGATAGACAACACGCGTCGTGAGCTGGTGCCACCACGTCCCAAACCCAAAGTGCGCCACGATGGGCGCCGGCGAATACGAGACGATGGTCTGATGCGAGTGTATGTGTTACAGCTGCTGACACGCTCCGCACTGGAGGCAGGCTTTCTGGCGGGACAATACCTGTTATACGGTTTTCGAGTGGAACCAATCTATGTGTGCTCAGATAAACCCTGTCCACACCACGTGGACTGCTTCATCTCACGCCCCACAGAAAAAACCATCTTCCTCCGAATTATGTATAGCGTCAGCTGCATTTGCCTGCTACTAAACCTGTGGGAAATGATTCACCTCGGAGTAGGAACTATCCGGGATGCACTGCGCAAACGAACTGAATCAGCCACCGATGATGAGTACCAGCTTAGCTTGCTTGCAGCTGGGGGCGTGTCTGTCGGAGTAGGTGGGCCTTCACTCAGCGAAGGGGAACCAGGAGGCGGAGTTGGGGGCGGCGTTCGAGAAGCAGACTATGTTGGTTATCCCTTCTCCTGGAACACTCCTTCTGCACCACCAGGGTATAACATCGTGGTGAAGCCCGAGACGATGCCGTACACAGACCTGAACAACGCCAAGATGGCTTGCAAGCAAAACCGTGCCAACATCGCCCAGGAGGAGCAGCAGCAGTACGGCTCCAATGAAGACAACTTCCCATCTGCAGGTGAGGCGAGACCGCCTCCCATCAACAAAGATGTGATACAATTAGAGGCAGCGATTCAAGCCTATACCTTGCAGCACAATGCTAGCAATAACCACGATGAGATGAATGACACCAATGACATCGATGAGAAGCCTCAGAGCAACATCGCCACTGCACCACAGAAGGAGCGAAAGCAACGGTCTAAGCATGGAAAATCTGGGAGTGCTGGGAGCACCAGCAGCAGCAAGTCCGGAGAAGGCAAACCATCTGTCTGGATCTGA